The window CTAATTGGCATGATTCTCGTCCTATTGTCCGGTGCGCGCACGTTACGTGTTACGCGAAACCATTTTGTTGTAAGAATTCCATTGTAATGCGTGACTCTGGCTGCTCGGCTTGACGACCGCCCTGCAGCAGTCGCTCCAGATAACGGGCCAGCACATCCACTTCCAGGTTCACTTTATGTCCGACCTGGAACTGGTCGATCGTCGTCTCTTGGGAAGTGTGCGGCACTATGGTCAGTTTAAACGCATTTTTACGCAAGTCATTGACGGTTAAGCTGATACCATCAACCGTTACCGAACCTTTCTCGGCGATGTACTTGCTCAGCTCAGCTGGAATCGCGACCCAGAATTCGATCGCCCGACCGACCGCATTACGTTCAACGATTTCACCTACGCCATCCACGTGACCCGACACGATATGACCACCAAAACGGGTTGTCGGTAACATGGCTTTTTCTAAGTTTACTTTGTCACCCACTTTGTAGTGAGCAAAACCCGACTTTTTCAGGGTCTCGAGCGACAAATCAGCGCTGTAGCTGTGGTCATCAAATGCCACCACGGTCAGACAGACACCATTGGTAGCAATACTGTCCCCGAGTTTGACATCACTCATATCCAGAGCGCCGGCATCGACAGAGATGCTGATGTCCTCGCCTTTTGGCGTAATCGCAGTCAGCGTACCGACCGCTTCGACAATTCCAGTAAACATAATCTAATCATCTTTCAATTGTGGCTTTGCCACGATGCGAATATCCGGGCCGACCATACGGCAATCCTGAATTTTAACATCCAGAACCTGCTGCATATCGGTCAGTCCCAAAGCTCCAAACAGGCCGCGTCCGTCGCTGCCCATCACCTTTGGTGCCAAATATAAAATCAGTTCATCAACCAGTTGCTGCTGCAGCAGTGATTTGGCCAGAGTTGCCCCTGCTTCTACCCAAATATGGTTGATGTTGTGCTGCTTAGCTAGTGCTCCCAGAGCCTGAGCGAGGTCGAGCTGACCATCCGTATTCACCGCCACGCATACTTCAGCGTCCTGTTCGGCCACGCGCAGTACCGCGCCGTCTGCCGCATACAGTTTCAGTTCCGGATGCAGCTGGTGCTGACGATCCAGCACCACACGCACCGGCTGACGCAACTCCTGCTCAGCATAAGCGTCCTGAACGCCTTGCGGTAACTCAGACCAGCGTACCGTCAGCGAGGCATTATCGGCCAGTACTGTCTGGCTGGTTGACAGAACAGCACCTGCTTTAGCGCGCAAGGCCTGCACATCACGACGCGCCTGCGCAGAGGTGATCCACTGACTGCGTCCGTTGGCGAGCGCCGTCTGTCCATCCAGACTGGCAGCCATCTTAAGTTGCACGAACGGCATGCCGCTTTGCATACGTTTAATGAAAGCCGGATTAAGCGCGTACGCATCCTGCTCCAGCAAGCCCACTTCTACCTCAATGCCCGCATCGCGCAGCATCTGAATACCGCGTCCGGAAACCTGAGGATTCGGGTCCTGCATCGCGCAGATCACTTTCGCCACACCGGCATTAATCAGGCCTTCGGCACACGGCGGAGTGCGACCGTAATGAGAACAGGGTTCGAGGGTGACATAGGCGGTCGCACCTTGCGAAACGCTCACCCGCCATGCGCAGCGCATGGACTTCAGCGTGGGGCTGACCGGCACGAAAATGGAAACCTTCACCGACGATCGTCTCACCCTGGGTGATGACACAGCCGACATTCGGATTAGGTGCAGTGGTAAACTGCCCGCGCTGGGCTAATTTGATCGCGCGGGACATCATCTGAAAATCAAAAGGAGTAAATGTAGGCATAGTCGGAAATGATCAATCTTCTAGTTTGGCAATCTCTTCACCAAATTCACGTACATCTTCAAAACTGCGATATACCGAGGCAAAACGGATGTAGGCCACTTTATCCAGCTCTTTGAGCTGCTCCATGACCAGATTGCCGATAAGCTTACTCGGCACTTCTCGTTCGCCGGTAGCACGTAATTTGGATTTGATGGTGGTGATAGCCAGATCAATTGAATCGGCGCTGACCGGACGTTTTTCCAGTGCACGCTGCAAACCACCTACCATTTTGTCTTCATCAAACGGTTCACGGTTGCCGTTAGACTTGATTACACGCGGCATCACCAGTTCGGCCGTTTCAAATGTGGTGAAACGTTCATTACAAGCCAGACACTGGCGACGGCGGCGCACCTGGTGGCCATCTGCAACCAGACGTGAGTCGATCACTTTTGTATCGTTCTCAGAACAAAAAGGACAATGCATATCACCTCCATAACAATCCTGTCAGTGTACCGGAATTGCTTGAATGAAGAAAAGAAAAAGGGGCATATACGCCCCTTTTCAGTTCAACTTCACGCGATTTTGTTAACTGCGTGACAAGTAGTTCGCTTTCCCGAC is drawn from Vibrio sp. CDRSL-10 TSBA and contains these coding sequences:
- a CDS encoding riboflavin synthase, producing MFTGIVEAVGTLTAITPKGEDISISVDAGALDMSDVKLGDSIATNGVCLTVVAFDDHSYSADLSLETLKKSGFAHYKVGDKVNLEKAMLPTTRFGGHIVSGHVDGVGEIVERNAVGRAIEFWVAIPAELSKYIAEKGSVTVDGISLTVNDLRKNAFKLTIVPHTSQETTIDQFQVGHKVNLEVDVLARYLERLLQGGRQAEQPESRITMEFLQQNGFA
- the nrdR gene encoding transcriptional regulator NrdR; the protein is MHCPFCSENDTKVIDSRLVADGHQVRRRRQCLACNERFTTFETAELVMPRVIKSNGNREPFDEDKMVGGLQRALEKRPVSADSIDLAITTIKSKLRATGEREVPSKLIGNLVMEQLKELDKVAYIRFASVYRSFEDVREFGEEIAKLED